The genomic DNA GCCTGCATGGTGTCTCTCCGGGGGTAGAAGACGAGAAGGGATTCGTGTTGAGACGTCGTGCCGGAGGGCATTAGCAACGCGGGTGCCACGGTTTCCCAAACGGCTTTTCGCAGTGAGTTCGGACACTTGCCTCTGGACCCTGCCGTGCTTAAGTCCCGATCCCGTCGTTTTTACAGGTGGGGGTTTGCACTTTTTAGGGTCAGCGGGAAGAAACCGTGACAGCGGGAGAGCGCCGAGGGTCGCCTTCTGGGCAAGAAGCCCCTCGCGGGTGTCCACCTCACGGGGGCCGGGCGCGGCCACGCTCCCTGGGCTGATCCGGATGTGCTATGCGCCCCCGCCCGGGCCGCGTGGCGGTCCGAGTCATCCAGGGCTTCTCCCTCTCGGAGGGACTGAAAGGCACACATTCATGGCGCCACTGACCGAGACTCTGACGAACCAGACCAGGAAGACGGCGGTCATCGACGACTGCTGCACGCTCATTGATGCCGAGGTCGCCGACAAGAGCGGCATTTCGGGGCTCGCCATCAAGGCGGGCTACGCCGCGGTGAAGGGCATCAAGCCCGGCTTCATCAAGCACGCCGTCGAGGACCTGCTGCCCGAGTTCGCCGCCGCGCTCGATCCGCTCTACCAGGAAGCCCAACAAGCCGGAAAACCGGTGGCTCCCCACTTCGCGGCGAACGCCTCGCGCGTCGCGGACGCCCTGCTGAC from Melittangium boletus DSM 14713 includes the following:
- a CDS encoding DUF6918 family protein produces the protein MAPLTETLTNQTRKTAVIDDCCTLIDAEVADKSGISGLAIKAGYAAVKGIKPGFIKHAVEDLLPEFAAALDPLYQEAQQAGKPVAPHFAANASRVADALLTITDTKVRHSKSGLVKGTYEKLRGSAKKNVESAVPRLGGLIARHTA